In one Neobacillus sp. WH10 genomic region, the following are encoded:
- a CDS encoding family 43 glycosylhydrolase, protein MFSYRPKARKAMVLVVLIAMFVNFAPYARAADNGNGTYTNPIMWGDYPDNDVIRVGDTFYMSSTSMHLFPGSPIMSSKDLVNWTYESYAVDRMEGDMYDLKNGLSAYDEGPWATSLRYHNGKFYLMYNINGDAAYVSIANNAKGPWTIYKLEDELYDPGLFFDDNGKVYVVHGQGQLYLSELEIVNEETGELSIISKREPGASRNGKMIYDYKGGYYNEGSHVYKIGEYYYILSTPTWNKGSKKEIAIRTKDLANGPYEVQDIMTSFMNFTGNGIHQGGIVDVPQGEGKESEWWAVIFQDRGKLGRVPTLQPVHWKDGWPYMGELDGEKAVVTLKKPNIPGLGTTEPTAPETSDDFSSSELGLQWQWNHNPDNEKWSLTERPGNIRLKTSSVTNALAYARNTLTQRIIGPDCTGTVKMDISHMADGDHAGLSVIQKDSNFIGIKNEDGKKRIVVQDLWTEEASIDLPEGPTDIWFRAETPRFEYRTEFSYSLDGVNFTRLGGRYEMRYGTYVGMRFGIFNYATKALGGYIDVDSFELTTTENQGNLFSVNKKIDAERYDDQNYVTDKNLTINAKTEWTNDDVYDGYDQSMANIKNGDWLRFDQIDFGNGEAKWFNARVASDKANGTIEVKLADAEGNPAETIAILQIPNTSDLNEYVNAKAELTKEVTGKQKIFLVFNGADTEICKLNWFMLGSGDYPEIAAAPANVQVDSPNSSTIDIAWDAVSGALQYDIKIDNKIISNATSPFSETGLLAGSTHTVQVRSKNFAGFSEWSEGVTITTEVDPEMIPSSGMTVTASSEETQAEDNKAANVIDGNIDTIWHTQWSGGNRPPHTLDFNLGETYDVYKLKYIPRQSGGDNGIVTKFNIYTSMDGVNYTLVKENGTFVNDSMPKTVTFRPTQANYLRFEILAGHNGFGSAAEINLYQNVDPSEEYEVVVENGSGSGNYVKGATVAITANEAPEGQEFDKWITDNSSVVFEDASAQATTFVMPGEAVKVTATYKDVTASDETAPTWSEDKALTTSKISKNQLTLSWTAAADDTGVTSYKIYKNGSELVTLAGDITSYKVKGLSSDTKYTFKVEAGDVAGNWSMNGPSVEVTAKAKSPGGGWTPSPDPKPIPIQSAYTNTKTRR, encoded by the coding sequence TTGTTCAGTTACAGACCAAAAGCAAGAAAAGCAATGGTACTGGTGGTGCTAATTGCGATGTTTGTTAATTTTGCGCCTTATGCTAGGGCTGCAGACAATGGAAATGGTACATACACCAATCCAATTATGTGGGGAGATTATCCGGACAATGACGTGATCAGGGTGGGTGACACATTTTATATGTCATCAACGAGTATGCACTTATTTCCCGGCAGTCCAATCATGAGTTCCAAAGATTTAGTGAATTGGACATATGAGAGCTATGCTGTGGACAGAATGGAAGGAGACATGTACGACCTAAAGAATGGACTGAGTGCTTATGATGAAGGACCATGGGCAACAAGCTTAAGGTATCATAACGGTAAATTCTACTTGATGTACAACATCAATGGAGATGCTGCATACGTAAGTATTGCAAATAACGCAAAAGGCCCTTGGACGATTTACAAGTTAGAAGATGAACTATACGATCCCGGACTATTTTTTGATGACAATGGAAAAGTCTATGTTGTACATGGTCAAGGTCAACTTTATCTAAGTGAGTTGGAAATTGTGAATGAAGAAACAGGTGAGCTTTCTATAATTTCTAAGAGAGAGCCTGGAGCATCACGAAATGGAAAGATGATCTACGATTATAAGGGTGGCTATTATAATGAGGGATCACATGTATATAAAATTGGAGAATACTATTACATCCTGAGTACGCCGACCTGGAATAAAGGTTCAAAGAAGGAAATAGCGATCAGAACAAAAGATTTGGCTAATGGTCCTTATGAAGTACAGGATATTATGACAAGCTTTATGAATTTTACAGGCAATGGTATACACCAGGGCGGTATTGTAGATGTTCCTCAGGGTGAAGGTAAGGAATCCGAATGGTGGGCGGTCATATTCCAGGATCGAGGTAAGCTGGGACGTGTTCCAACTTTGCAGCCCGTGCACTGGAAAGATGGATGGCCATATATGGGTGAATTGGATGGAGAAAAAGCGGTTGTTACTTTAAAGAAACCCAATATACCAGGTTTGGGTACAACGGAGCCAACGGCACCTGAAACATCAGATGATTTCAGCAGCAGTGAGTTAGGTCTGCAATGGCAGTGGAATCACAATCCTGACAATGAAAAGTGGAGTCTTACAGAAAGACCAGGAAATATAAGACTTAAGACGTCTAGTGTAACAAATGCTTTAGCCTATGCAAGAAATACACTTACGCAGAGAATCATTGGTCCGGACTGCACAGGAACTGTAAAGATGGATATAAGCCATATGGCTGACGGTGACCATGCTGGATTATCTGTCATACAAAAAGATTCAAACTTCATTGGAATCAAGAATGAAGATGGAAAGAAGAGAATCGTTGTTCAGGACTTATGGACAGAAGAGGCATCCATTGATCTTCCAGAAGGACCAACTGATATCTGGTTTAGAGCTGAAACCCCAAGATTTGAATATAGAACGGAGTTCTCATACAGCCTAGATGGAGTGAACTTTACCAGATTAGGCGGAAGATATGAGATGCGATACGGAACATACGTCGGTATGCGGTTTGGTATTTTTAATTATGCAACAAAAGCCCTGGGCGGATATATCGATGTGGATTCATTCGAACTGACAACAACTGAAAATCAAGGGAATTTATTTAGTGTAAATAAGAAGATTGATGCTGAACGTTATGATGATCAAAACTACGTTACAGATAAAAATCTTACGATAAACGCTAAAACGGAATGGACCAATGATGATGTATACGACGGATATGACCAAAGTATGGCGAATATCAAAAATGGCGACTGGCTGCGTTTTGATCAGATCGATTTTGGTAATGGGGAGGCAAAATGGTTTAACGCAAGAGTAGCAAGTGATAAAGCGAACGGTACGATTGAGGTTAAACTAGCTGATGCAGAAGGAAATCCAGCTGAAACGATAGCCATACTACAAATTCCAAATACAAGTGACTTGAATGAGTATGTAAATGCTAAAGCAGAGCTTACAAAAGAAGTTACAGGTAAGCAAAAGATATTCTTAGTATTTAACGGTGCTGATACGGAAATATGCAAGCTAAACTGGTTTATGCTTGGTTCTGGTGATTATCCAGAGATTGCAGCAGCTCCGGCTAATGTTCAAGTGGATTCACCAAACAGCTCAACGATTGATATCGCATGGGATGCTGTATCCGGAGCATTACAGTATGACATCAAGATTGACAATAAGATCATAAGCAACGCAACAAGCCCATTTTCAGAAACAGGGTTACTCGCTGGATCCACTCATACAGTACAGGTTAGATCCAAGAACTTTGCTGGTTTCAGTGAATGGAGTGAAGGTGTAACAATAACAACAGAAGTCGACCCTGAAATGATTCCTTCAAGTGGCATGACGGTAACTGCTTCAAGTGAAGAAACGCAAGCCGAAGATAATAAAGCGGCAAACGTGATAGATGGAAACATAGATACAATATGGCATACACAGTGGAGTGGTGGAAACAGGCCTCCTCACACATTGGATTTCAACTTAGGTGAAACCTATGACGTTTATAAGCTTAAATATATTCCAAGACAGTCAGGCGGAGATAACGGTATAGTAACCAAGTTCAACATCTACACGAGCATGGATGGTGTTAACTACACCTTGGTCAAGGAAAACGGAACATTTGTAAACGATTCCATGCCAAAGACAGTAACATTTAGACCTACTCAGGCTAATTACCTAAGATTCGAGATATTGGCTGGTCATAATGGCTTCGGATCCGCTGCTGAAATTAACCTTTACCAAAATGTGGATCCGTCAGAAGAATATGAAGTAGTAGTAGAAAATGGTTCAGGCAGTGGAAATTATGTTAAAGGAGCCACCGTTGCAATAACAGCCAATGAAGCCCCAGAAGGCCAAGAATTTGATAAATGGATTACGGATAACAGCAGCGTTGTATTCGAAGATGCCAGTGCACAAGCTACCACATTTGTAATGCCTGGTGAAGCTGTTAAAGTAACAGCAACTTATAAGGATGTAACAGCATCAGACGAAACTGCACCAACATGGTCAGAAGATAAAGCATTAACGACTTCAAAGATTAGCAAGAATCAACTTACACTTTCATGGACAGCAGCAGCAGATGATACAGGTGTAACAAGCTACAAAATTTACAAGAATGGAAGTGAACTAGTTACATTAGCAGGTGATATCACTAGCTATAAAGTCAAAGGCCTGTCATCTGACACGAAATATACCTTTAAAGTTGAAGCAGGCGATGTAGCAGGAAACTGGAGCATGAATGGTCCGAGTGTAGAGGTGACGGCTAAAGCTAAATCTCCGGGTGGTGGCTGGACACCATCACCAGATCCAAAACCAATACCGATCCAAAGCGCCTACACCAATACCAAAACCAGGAGATGA
- a CDS encoding endo-alpha-N-acetylgalactosaminidase family protein, producing MSLSKIIKNLAIVVASAQMISITIPVFSGTADAAAYDGIIASNQMKVEVDQNFPRVIKYELNSKVLNGSEDVLNTIRINGTDYVPKVTYTEAADNKADYVLTVDELNVVIFLSITVKENTLDFEVTKVEENGTTRIHTIEIPNHSLASVRSTEAGAEFAGSRMENAVYKKGDVYQPVSGTPTVDSTPKNYMYAFINNDELAAGVWSNAYGDTNKDGDNDNHRIVKQTTKKDNYSRTALWSASWVYRGNSMPDSITEPLPHTKVVITEDANGDGQMDWQDAAIAYRDIMNNPIGSDRMPELVVHRIPMNFGSQATNPFLKTLDETKRINLSTDGLGQWVELKGYQAEGHDSAHPDYGGHIGVRQGGQKDMDTLVREAQKYNAFMGVHISGTGAHPEAKAFDDQLVNLNKPGWDWLDQSYDFDDPTYRREVYTENRINRLKMLKEDAPTLDFIYADAWYEQGFNGRRFAREVNSLGWTLTTEFPNVLEDEAVWNHWSVDYDYGGKNIKGYSSDIARFVRNHQKDTWIARHPILGGTEANDAEGWQGRVNYDEMIDVVFKTNLPTKYLQSFPMTKYDVTNNVGRVEFKGNVVAERTEDGKRVFTKDGKKLLEEDVTIQQGTSNGNVYDDVRFNNLQYLLPWSPNADMTESELAGAEEKLYHYNEVGGSSTWELPNSWNNVSKVKLYTLTDTGKKDKKVLNVVDGKITIDAKPKQAYVVYKGDVSVTAEDMEWGFGMPTKDPSFNSGTLDHWKVKSGAAAVERNNRGQYELVVKENNKETVLETKLSGLKPGTYSASIYVQVGNTPNPTNTSDPNTAGNAKRKTTIGVKNSGGANITNYTESSPLKNYISADSKHSTNMQRMRVVFDVAEGQETAKLYLQVAPGTATVTFDDVRCVPTKRVVPKSSDVVLAEDFENVDQGLTPFVIADADGVSDPRTHLSELHAPYTQKGWNGKAVDDVLNGEWSIKSHKTGSGLIMRTLPQTLRFDKGTTYEVSFKYESQFDKKINFVVGNGTKEVMNVPMPQATVPTQFTVKFTASTEDFWIGTRNTAGSSAGDFILDDLVVKEAKDATIEPLPIAPVDLSVIPVDGIKASATGYQEGDNPENVLDGNTGSLWHTAWDGSDTLPQSITLDLGKAYNANRLDVTPRQETNSRGEASGNGFITKYDLYVKYADAEDFVKVVSNGTWERTVATKQVAIDSSKPITHVKLTALEGINGWASVAEMRVAQEAPSITGPDTVEVSTLVGMHPEMPSTVKATLSNNTEMELPVQWPAIAPSKYAEEGSFEVVGHINGVEAAAITATVTVTASEEVDIVDAKVMNVYTTVGTSPVMPETAKMITSNGTVINVPVTWDKIAKNSYKNVGSFSVKGRVTGTKIKAQAIVIVTDSKGYNH from the coding sequence ATGTCACTGTCAAAGATAATTAAAAACTTAGCAATTGTGGTAGCCTCTGCACAGATGATTAGCATTACAATTCCAGTATTTTCAGGAACTGCAGATGCTGCAGCTTATGATGGAATAATAGCATCAAATCAAATGAAAGTTGAGGTAGACCAGAATTTTCCTAGAGTAATAAAGTATGAGTTAAACAGCAAAGTATTAAACGGCTCAGAAGATGTATTAAACACAATAAGAATTAACGGAACAGACTATGTACCGAAAGTAACCTACACAGAAGCAGCAGATAATAAAGCTGACTATGTTCTAACCGTTGATGAGTTAAATGTAGTAATATTTCTATCCATAACAGTAAAAGAGAATACACTTGATTTTGAAGTAACAAAAGTAGAAGAAAATGGTACAACGAGAATACACACCATTGAAATTCCAAACCATAGCTTGGCATCGGTAAGAAGTACAGAAGCGGGCGCAGAATTTGCCGGTTCCAGAATGGAAAACGCTGTTTATAAAAAAGGTGATGTGTATCAACCTGTATCAGGTACTCCTACGGTAGATAGTACACCAAAAAACTATATGTACGCGTTCATTAACAATGATGAATTGGCAGCAGGTGTTTGGTCGAATGCATATGGTGATACCAATAAAGATGGAGACAATGACAACCACCGTATTGTTAAGCAGACGACAAAGAAAGATAATTACTCCCGTACAGCTTTGTGGAGTGCTTCATGGGTATATCGTGGGAATAGTATGCCAGATTCAATTACTGAGCCTTTACCGCACACCAAAGTAGTGATCACAGAAGATGCAAATGGTGATGGTCAAATGGACTGGCAGGATGCGGCTATTGCATACCGTGATATTATGAACAATCCTATAGGCAGCGACAGAATGCCCGAACTTGTTGTTCACCGTATCCCAATGAACTTTGGCAGCCAGGCAACCAACCCATTCTTAAAGACATTAGATGAAACAAAGAGAATAAATCTATCAACTGACGGGCTTGGACAGTGGGTGGAATTAAAGGGTTACCAAGCAGAAGGTCATGACTCGGCACATCCGGATTATGGCGGACATATAGGTGTACGTCAGGGTGGACAGAAGGATATGGATACGCTTGTTAGAGAAGCGCAGAAATATAATGCATTCATGGGTGTACATATTAGTGGTACAGGTGCTCACCCAGAAGCAAAAGCTTTTGATGATCAATTAGTTAATTTAAATAAACCGGGTTGGGATTGGCTTGATCAATCATATGACTTTGATGACCCGACATACCGTAGAGAAGTTTATACTGAAAACCGAATAAACCGTTTAAAGATGTTAAAGGAAGATGCACCAACACTTGATTTTATTTATGCTGATGCATGGTATGAACAGGGCTTTAATGGAAGAAGATTTGCTAGAGAAGTGAACTCTTTGGGATGGACCCTTACGACTGAGTTTCCAAATGTATTAGAAGACGAAGCCGTTTGGAATCACTGGTCAGTCGACTATGATTACGGTGGAAAGAACATAAAGGGCTATAGCAGTGATATTGCAAGATTCGTAAGAAATCACCAGAAAGATACTTGGATAGCTCGTCATCCGATCCTCGGTGGTACAGAGGCAAATGATGCTGAAGGATGGCAGGGTAGAGTAAATTATGATGAAATGATCGATGTTGTATTCAAAACAAATCTACCAACCAAATATCTGCAAAGCTTCCCAATGACGAAGTACGATGTAACCAATAATGTGGGACGAGTTGAATTTAAAGGAAATGTTGTCGCCGAAAGGACAGAAGACGGAAAAAGAGTATTCACAAAAGATGGAAAGAAACTTCTTGAAGAAGATGTAACAATACAACAAGGAACAAGTAACGGTAACGTTTATGATGATGTAAGATTCAATAACCTCCAATATTTGTTACCATGGTCGCCAAATGCCGATATGACAGAAAGCGAATTGGCTGGCGCTGAAGAAAAACTATATCACTATAATGAAGTTGGCGGATCATCTACTTGGGAACTTCCAAATAGCTGGAACAATGTATCAAAAGTTAAGTTATACACATTAACAGATACCGGTAAGAAAGATAAAAAAGTATTAAACGTAGTTGATGGCAAAATCACGATTGATGCAAAACCAAAACAAGCTTACGTTGTATACAAAGGTGATGTTTCTGTAACTGCTGAAGATATGGAGTGGGGATTTGGAATGCCTACAAAGGATCCAAGCTTCAACAGCGGAACATTAGATCACTGGAAAGTAAAGAGCGGTGCTGCAGCAGTAGAACGTAACAATCGTGGACAATATGAATTAGTAGTAAAAGAAAACAATAAAGAGACTGTATTAGAAACTAAATTATCAGGATTAAAGCCAGGAACATACTCAGCTTCAATATATGTTCAGGTTGGCAATACACCAAACCCTACAAATACTAGCGATCCAAACACTGCAGGAAATGCAAAACGTAAAACGACTATTGGTGTTAAAAATTCCGGCGGAGCAAACATAACTAACTATACTGAAAGTTCACCGCTTAAAAACTATATCTCAGCTGACTCAAAGCACAGCACAAATATGCAGAGAATGAGAGTAGTATTTGATGTAGCAGAAGGACAGGAAACTGCAAAATTATACTTGCAAGTAGCTCCAGGAACAGCGACTGTAACATTTGACGATGTACGCTGTGTACCTACAAAGAGAGTTGTTCCAAAATCTTCAGATGTAGTATTAGCTGAAGATTTTGAAAATGTTGACCAAGGTTTGACGCCATTTGTTATTGCAGATGCTGACGGAGTAAGTGATCCACGTACTCATTTATCAGAATTACACGCTCCATACACCCAAAAAGGTTGGAATGGAAAAGCAGTTGATGACGTATTAAATGGCGAATGGTCCATTAAGTCCCATAAAACTGGTAGCGGTCTCATCATGAGAACATTACCGCAGACTTTAAGATTCGATAAAGGAACAACTTACGAAGTATCATTCAAATATGAAAGTCAGTTTGATAAGAAGATTAATTTCGTTGTTGGTAACGGTACTAAGGAAGTGATGAATGTACCAATGCCACAGGCAACCGTTCCTACACAGTTCACTGTTAAATTTACAGCAAGTACGGAAGATTTCTGGATCGGAACAAGAAATACGGCCGGAAGTTCAGCAGGAGACTTTATCCTTGATGATCTGGTGGTTAAGGAAGCAAAGGATGCTACAATTGAACCGCTGCCAATTGCACCTGTTGACTTATCTGTTATTCCTGTAGATGGTATCAAAGCAAGTGCAACTGGTTATCAAGAAGGTGATAACCCTGAAAATGTTCTTGATGGAAACACAGGTTCATTGTGGCACACAGCTTGGGATGGAAGCGATACATTACCACAATCCATTACTCTTGATTTAGGTAAAGCTTACAATGCAAACAGATTAGATGTAACTCCAAGACAGGAGACTAATAGTAGAGGAGAAGCAAGTGGTAATGGCTTCATTACAAAATATGACCTATATGTTAAGTATGCAGATGCTGAAGACTTTGTAAAAGTTGTTTCAAATGGAACATGGGAAAGAACAGTTGCTACAAAACAAGTAGCCATTGATAGTTCAAAGCCAATTACTCACGTTAAGTTAACTGCATTAGAAGGTATTAATGGTTGGGCGAGTGTAGCTGAAATGAGAGTTGCTCAAGAAGCTCCATCCATAACTGGACCAGATACCGTTGAGGTCAGCACATTAGTGGGAATGCACCCGGAAATGCCTTCAACAGTAAAGGCAACATTGAGCAATAACACAGAAATGGAATTGCCAGTTCAATGGCCAGCAATTGCCCCTTCAAAATATGCTGAAGAAGGATCATTTGAAGTAGTAGGACACATTAATGGCGTTGAAGCTGCAGCTATTACAGCTACTGTAACTGTTACGGCTAGTGAAGAAGTTGATATAGTAGATGCAAAAGTGATGAATGTTTACACTACAGTAGGAACTTCACCTGTTATGCCAGAAACTGCGAAGATGATCACATCAAATGGTACAGTTATAAATGTACCTGTAACTTGGGATAAAATAGCTAAAAATAGCTATAAGAATGTTGGATCATTCAGCGTAAAGGGTAGGGTAACAGGAACTAAAATAAAAGCTCAGGCTATTGTTATAGTTACAGATTCCAAGGGCTACAATCACTGA
- a CDS encoding sensor histidine kinase encodes MIKSRSMSKKFISSFILFIVIPFIITSVVVNKLYEGVLVSHYNEKTQQNMEQLSMDIELELRRIYLNVAKVSNEYELLPLVNSWYEEKDSVKKLEFSTKIESKLDYLFAYQGMINSIVFFSKNGQIFKYKDPLYKNDSNVKDSSLYKESIKNKDKVFSINNFSSSDDVNANGIDFLVGISPEYSWYNTATEFIYFEIKTEALNSIYSRFTNYSVGKMLIADSKGNIVISPDKSLLGKNVSQVEYLKDINNKDNNFYKYNYKKDTKYISKYTSEKSGWTVINIIDEKALTKDTTNIMKILFAIFVVFNLFFILYCKTFFKDILKPIKELIKKMKGIKDGRLDEITNINTNLEEINELGSNYNKMINDIKNLIVERDLKERERSKEEMKVLQAQINPHFIYNTLNVIKLMAMISKADNIRKVTDSFMKLLSATFRSESTFITVREELEYLDNYADIMKVRFGDDFNLMVKVEEEVRNLNIIKLILQPIVENAIVHGINEIDGEKNIIIAGYVSEENLIFEVEDNGRGITEEEIESIFTSKEKSNTGFNHIGLKNIESRIRLNCGQGYGIKIESEKNKFTKVKLILPILMKQES; translated from the coding sequence ATGATAAAGAGTAGAAGTATGTCGAAAAAGTTTATAAGTAGCTTTATTTTATTTATAGTTATACCCTTTATTATCACTAGTGTTGTTGTTAATAAGCTTTATGAAGGAGTTTTGGTTTCTCACTACAATGAAAAGACTCAGCAAAATATGGAACAGCTATCAATGGATATTGAGCTTGAGTTAAGGCGGATATACCTCAATGTAGCAAAGGTTTCAAATGAATATGAACTATTACCCCTTGTAAATAGTTGGTATGAGGAAAAGGATTCTGTTAAAAAGCTTGAATTTTCCACAAAGATAGAATCAAAGCTTGATTATTTATTTGCCTATCAAGGGATGATAAATTCAATAGTATTTTTTTCAAAGAATGGCCAGATATTTAAGTATAAGGACCCTCTATATAAAAATGATTCTAATGTAAAAGACAGTTCATTGTATAAGGAAAGTATAAAAAATAAAGACAAAGTATTTAGTATAAATAATTTCAGTAGCTCTGATGATGTAAATGCTAATGGAATTGATTTTTTAGTTGGAATTAGTCCCGAATACAGTTGGTACAATACAGCTACTGAGTTTATATATTTTGAAATAAAAACAGAGGCACTAAATTCTATCTATTCAAGATTTACAAATTATTCTGTAGGAAAAATGCTGATCGCTGATTCTAAGGGGAATATTGTAATATCACCGGATAAAAGTTTGCTTGGAAAAAATGTTTCTCAAGTAGAATATCTTAAGGATATTAACAATAAGGACAATAATTTTTATAAATATAATTATAAAAAAGACACTAAGTATATATCAAAATACACCTCAGAAAAGTCAGGATGGACTGTTATCAATATAATTGACGAAAAGGCACTAACAAAGGATACAACTAACATTATGAAAATACTATTTGCCATATTTGTAGTATTCAATTTGTTTTTTATTTTATATTGTAAAACCTTCTTTAAAGATATTTTAAAGCCAATAAAAGAACTTATAAAAAAAATGAAAGGTATTAAAGATGGAAGGCTTGATGAAATCACAAATATAAATACTAATTTGGAAGAAATTAATGAGCTAGGAAGCAACTATAATAAGATGATTAATGATATTAAGAACCTTATAGTAGAGAGGGATTTGAAGGAAAGAGAACGTTCTAAGGAAGAAATGAAGGTCTTACAAGCTCAAATAAATCCCCACTTCATTTATAATACCTTAAATGTAATTAAATTAATGGCTATGATCTCAAAAGCAGATAACATTAGAAAGGTAACAGATTCCTTTATGAAGCTTTTATCTGCAACCTTTAGAAGTGAATCCACCTTTATTACTGTAAGAGAAGAATTGGAATATCTTGATAATTATGCAGATATAATGAAGGTCCGGTTTGGAGATGATTTCAATTTAATGGTTAAGGTGGAGGAAGAAGTAAGAAATCTTAATATTATAAAATTGATATTACAGCCTATAGTTGAGAATGCAATCGTTCATGGAATTAATGAAATTGATGGAGAAAAAAATATCATTATAGCTGGATATGTGTCAGAGGAAAATCTTATATTTGAAGTTGAAGACAATGGTAGAGGGATCACAGAAGAAGAAATTGAAAGTATTTTTACAAGTAAAGAAAAAAGCAACACAGGCTTTAATCATATTGGATTAAAAAATATTGAAAGCAGGATAAGACTGAATTGTGGACAAGGGTATGGAATAAAAATAGAAAGTGAAAAAAATAAATTCACAAAAGTAAAACTTATACTTCCTATACTAATGAAACAGGAGAGCTAA
- a CDS encoding response regulator codes for MYKMLLVEDEPIVRLALKSLIDWNNYGFDEVLEASNGNKALEIIKARGDIDIVITDINMPVMNGIELIEESRRLGINTEFLVLSAYDDYSLVRSAFKLGINDYILKTEMEPDKILKMVMAALENKKRKKGSKNHSVNRNELVRKLIAGDFTEKDLENSALRLKGENYICCSLLIDSFNIVKKRYEDNDLKELMSSVTNAVIQLFEVVNMGEILPMSPEEYGIILAFDNSYVNCLKEKLSDILNKIRNALLNFLNIEVTIGISEVSSDITKISSLIDEAQKNARFRFIYGKGKNIYPENVEELNKIKKIKNYNITQQIVIEMSKDNGLLEALDRLDEEKCLEEMKRVFQLNELSGASEIESFYIYYLEIVLMVIYYIIKDEEVNLEAIIGEDMDFYSEVRKFETKLEIEEWILMLLTRVINSLRKINQRENAAIKKAKDFIHKNYGDRVTLDMVSKSIGFSKAYFSKIFTEETGYNFTTYLTNIRIEKAKEFLAKTDMKIYEICDKIGYPNIEHFSRTFKKIVGISPMQYKNDRIRDVPSERRKNNEGII; via the coding sequence ATGTATAAAATGCTTTTAGTTGAAGATGAGCCTATTGTAAGACTTGCTTTAAAGTCCTTGATAGATTGGAATAATTATGGTTTCGATGAGGTTTTAGAGGCATCTAATGGAAATAAAGCTTTAGAGATAATTAAAGCTAGAGGGGATATTGATATAGTAATAACAGACATTAATATGCCTGTTATGAATGGCATTGAGCTTATTGAGGAAAGTAGACGGCTTGGCATTAATACTGAGTTTTTAGTGTTAAGTGCTTATGATGATTATTCACTTGTAAGAAGTGCCTTTAAGCTCGGAATAAATGATTATATTTTAAAAACAGAAATGGAACCAGATAAAATTCTAAAAATGGTTATGGCTGCTTTAGAGAACAAGAAAAGAAAAAAAGGTAGTAAAAATCATAGTGTTAATAGAAATGAACTAGTTAGGAAATTAATTGCTGGAGATTTTACTGAGAAGGATTTGGAGAATAGTGCACTAAGATTAAAAGGAGAAAATTATATTTGCTGTTCTCTACTTATTGACAGTTTTAATATAGTTAAGAAAAGGTATGAGGATAATGATCTTAAGGAACTTATGAGTTCTGTAACAAATGCTGTTATTCAACTGTTTGAAGTAGTAAATATGGGAGAAATTCTACCAATGTCTCCAGAAGAATATGGGATTATTTTAGCCTTCGACAATTCATATGTTAACTGTTTAAAGGAAAAACTTTCAGATATTTTAAATAAAATAAGAAATGCTCTTTTAAATTTCTTAAATATTGAAGTAACTATTGGTATAAGTGAGGTAAGCAGCGATATTACAAAGATAAGCTCATTAATTGATGAAGCACAGAAAAATGCTAGATTTAGATTTATTTATGGCAAGGGAAAAAATATTTATCCTGAGAATGTAGAAGAGTTAAATAAGATAAAGAAAATTAAGAATTACAATATAACTCAACAAATAGTTATAGAAATGAGTAAGGACAATGGGCTTTTAGAAGCGTTGGATAGGTTAGATGAAGAAAAGTGTCTAGAAGAGATGAAAAGGGTTTTTCAGTTGAATGAGCTATCCGGAGCAAGTGAAATTGAAAGCTTTTATATTTATTATTTAGAGATAGTATTAATGGTCATTTACTACATAATTAAGGATGAAGAAGTTAATCTTGAAGCTATTATTGGGGAAGATATGGATTTTTATAGCGAAGTAAGAAAATTTGAAACTAAATTAGAAATTGAGGAATGGATACTAATGCTTCTAACAAGAGTTATTAATTCTTTAAGAAAAATAAACCAGAGGGAGAATGCAGCAATTAAAAAGGCAAAGGATTTTATTCATAAGAATTATGGTGATAGAGTTACCCTAGATATGGTCAGTAAATCTATAGGCTTTAGTAAGGCATATTTCAGTAAAATATTCACAGAAGAAACAGGGTATAACTTTACTACATATTTAACTAATATAAGGATAGAAAAGGCCAAGGAGTTTTTAGCTAAAACTGATATGAAGATATATGAGATATGCGATAAAATCGGTTATCCTAACATTGAACATTTCAGCAGAACCTTTAAAAAAATTGTAGGCATTAGCCCTATGCAGTATAAAAATGACAGAATAAGGGATGTTCCAAGTGAAAGGAGGAAAAATAATGAAGGGATTATTTAA